In the genome of Gossypium arboreum isolate Shixiya-1 unplaced genomic scaffold, ASM2569848v2 Contig00304, whole genome shotgun sequence, the window TCAAAGGTTATCTGATTTTATCATAGGAGAAGGTGATGGTTGTCATATTAGAGATTTGAAATATTTGTCAAACCTCAAAGGTGATTTCCGTCTTTCTGGGTTGGAGAATGTTAATGGTAAAGATGCAGGGGAAACCAAGTTAAATGAGAAGCAGGGGATTGATCGATTGGTATTGGAATGGAGTCGAGACTTTAAGAATGATACAAGGAAAAAAGAAGTTGAAGAATGGGTGTTGACTCTCTTCATCCTTCGAAAAAGCTTGAGCAACTCGTCATTCAGAATTATGGTGGTGCAAAATTCTCTACTTGGATTGCAGATCCTTCCTTCAAGAATATGTTGTCATTGGAGCTTCACGACTGTAAAAATTGCAAATCTCTACCACCAATTGGAAGGTTGTTGTTAAAAGATCTTTCAATCAGTGGCTTGGATCAAGTACATAAGATTGGTGCTGAGTTGTTTGGAGAAAATCAATCAAATGGTTTTGCATCATTAGAGTCTCTGTGTTTTGGCAATATGCTAAATTGGGAGGAGTGGGACCTATGTGAAGATGATGAGCAAGTATCGAAATTCCCCAGCCTTCGTTTTCTTTCAATCAGTGGATGTCCTCTATTGTTGGGAAGGTTGCCAACCATCCTTCAATCCTTGCAGGAACTTGAAATCTATGAGTGTAAGAGACTGGTAGTTTCAATTTGAAGTTTTCCCTTGCTGTGTGAATTAAGCGTTAATGGGTGTGAAGAATTGGTGGATGAAGGTTCTTTGCCTGTACAGAAGGTTAACTTTTTGAAACATGTTTCTCTTTCAAATATTTCAAAGTTTAATATTTCAGCAGAGAGGATAATGTTGAGATTTGCAAACTTTGAAACCTTCAACATCTATGGTTGGAAGGAGTTGGGATCTTTATCGCAAATTGGGTTAAGATTAATTGGGCATCGTTTCATCACGATTAGGGATTGTCCGCAATTGGTCTCTTTGGAAACAGAGGAGGAGATATTGCAACTTGACAAGATTCCAGGTGTTGAATCTCTGGAAATAGGTAATTGTGAAAGGCTGAATAGACTACCAAAAGTCTTATATGCTTTCCCATTCATTACGACAATAGAACTTGAAAAGTGTCCAGGCTTGGTTTGTTTTGCAGAGAGTAACTTTCCTCCTGCTTTAAAAGAGCTGAGGATTGTGAATTGCGTGAATTTGCAATATTTGgttgatgaaaaagaaaataataataagagtaTGAGTAGCAACACTTGTCTTCTTGAGCACTTACATATACGCTCTTGTCTTCTTGAGTACTTACATATACGCTACTGTCCATCTCTAATATGGTTATCATCAAGGGGCGATATATGCAATCGGCTTCAACATCTCCACATTGAAAGTTGTTTAAAGCTAAGTAGCTTATTTTTAAACACCAAGTTACCCGTAATGCTTAAACATCTGAATATTGGGGATTGTCCAGTGTTGGAATGCATAGCCCAAGACTTCCTTGAAACCACTGATCTCGAAAGCATTCTAATTAGGCGTGctgaaaaaattaaatcattaccGCGGGGATTAGACAAGCTCAGCCATCTTCAGGAGATTCGATTATCTAGGTGTCCAAATCTGGTTCCATTTGAAGAAAGTGGGTTGCCCACCACAAATCTCAGAGTTTTCTCAATTGAGGAATGTGAAAATTTTGGACTCCTTCCCAAGTGCATCCACAACTTCACCTCCCTTCGAAAATTAAAGGTGTGGAACTGTTCGGCTGACATATCCTTTCCAGTAGAGGGTTTCCCTACCAACCTCACATCACTTGCAATCTCAAACGCTTCCAAAATTTATACATCACTTGTTCAATGGGGATTTAACAGACTCACCTCTCTTCAAGAACTGGCTATCAGCGGTGAAGGATGCTCAAGTGTCATGTCGTTTCCAGAAGAAGGGATAGGAAGAATGCTGCCTCCTTCTCTCAGATATATCTGCATTCGGAATTTTGAGAATTTGGAATACATGTGCTCGAAGGGCTTTCAACACCTCACCTCTCTTCAACAATTGCGAATTTATCGTTGTCCTAACCTCACATCTCTTCCGGAAAAGGATATGCTTCTCTCGCTTGAGCAGCTACATATTTGCAATTGCCCATTGCTAGAAGAAGAACGAGAGAGGTCCAAGATTGCCCATATACCTTTCGTTAGAATTGGTTTCAAAACAGTCATCGCGGGAATTTGATTGAAATTTAAGCTGCCAAATCTGGCATCGATTTCTCCACACTCAAACCACAGGTGTGAAACGAATTTTAAACATTTATCAATTTCATACCtgttctttatatatatatgattgtccTCATGAAAAACATGATAATAGAAGTCAGTGTTATATATTTTGTATTCAATTTTTGCAGGCATTGAAGGGTAAACTGGCGAAAAATAGAGGAGACCTTCAATTGATCTGCTTCAGCTCATTTGATTTTGTAAAGCGGTTAGTCAATTGTCTGCAACATTTATTTAGCAAATTGAATATTCTGTTTTCATCTGCATTTTCTAATTTCTAAGAAGTTGCTATGAAATTGGTATATGGGAATGGGATTTTAGTTAAAAATACTTGAGATTTCATTGTACTATTAACCAATGGTTTTTCAGAACAACAAGTCTTTAACGTGGTAGTTTGATCCTTGCAGATTAATGGAGGGATTACAACATGGCATTAGAGAGCTCAATTTAACATTAACACAACAGAGTTCACTGAGCTGCAATTTGGGGTTTCGCTTGTAAGACACTGGTCACATTGAGATTATACATCCTCGGAACTTCCCAAAAATTGTTCTGTCCAATCTCAAAGTGGTCCATCTTAGTTTTCCAAATTTCTCAGACCATGAATCCATTCTAAGGCTGCATCAATTCCCTTGATGGGGAATTTCTTTTTTGATCATGTGGATTGAGCGACATAAACAAACTCGAGGCTTTTACTTAGAGGTACAAAAATACTTTATGTGATTTCATTTTGTAGCCAAAAATAGCAGTGACTAAGTGACTCACTATATCTTGACTCTCTTGCTTTTGACTTTGAGGCATgagttaaatgaataaaatgatatatatatatatatatatatatatactctagCAGTTTGGAACTAGTTTCACTGCAGCTCTCTTTCAATGTTGCTTTTCAGCTTTCTGGTCCCATAGATTGGCATATAAAGTAGGAAGTTCCATCTTGTTTCTGCATCATATCAAGAC includes:
- the LOC128288849 gene encoding putative disease resistance protein At3g14460, coding for MLRFANFETFNIYGWKELGSLSQIGLRLIGHRFITIRDCPQLVSLETEEEILQLDKIPGVESLEIGNCERLNRLPKVLYAFPFITTIELEKCPGLVCFAESNFPPALKELRIVNCVNLQYLVDEKENNNKSMSSNTCLLEHLHIRSCLLEYLHIRYCPSLIWLSSRGDICNRLQHLHIESCLKLSSLFLNTKLPVMLKHLNIGDCPVLECIAQDFLETTDLESILIRRAEKIKSLPRGLDKLSHLQEIRLSRCPNLVPFEESGLPTTNLRVFSIEECENFGLLPKCIHNFTSLRKLKVWNCSADISFPVEGFPTNLTSLAISNASKIYTSLVQWGFNRLTSLQELAISGEGCSSVMSFPEEGIGRMLPPSLRYICIRNFENLEYMCSKGFQHLTSLQQLRIYRCPNLTSLPEKDMLLSLEQLHICNCPLLEEERERSKIAHIPFVRIGFKTVIAGI